Proteins encoded by one window of Superficieibacter sp. HKU1:
- the sgrT gene encoding glucose uptake inhibitor SgrT gives MQRLSTRQFYLRYFIATQEVSWLARQSARQRLKLLEELMQWDVTNPVSDSVHPQEATLPER, from the coding sequence ATGCAGAGGTTATCTACCCGTCAGTTTTACCTGCGCTATTTTATTGCAACACAGGAAGTGTCCTGGCTGGCCCGTCAGAGCGCACGGCAGCGACTGAAGTTGCTTGAAGAACTGATGCAGTGGGACGTTACAAATCCGGTCTCTGATTCTGTTCATCCTCAGGAGGCAACATTACCTGAACGCTGA